The Astyanax mexicanus isolate ESR-SI-001 chromosome 8, AstMex3_surface, whole genome shotgun sequence sequence tacgatttcagcatttaaacaagcgtttttagatttcagagtttaaccaaacgtttttagatttcagcgtttaaccaaacatttttagatttcagcgtttaactaaatgtttttagatttcagcgtttaaccaaacgtttttagatttcagcgtttaaccaaacgtttttagatttcagcgtttaaccaaacgtttttagatttcagcgtttaactaaatgtttttagatttcagcgtttaaccaaacgtttttagatttcagcatttaactaaatgtttttagatttcagcgtttaaccaaacgtttttagatttcagcgtttaaccaaacgtttttagatttcagcgtttaatcaaacgtttttagatttcagcgtttaaccaaatgtttttagatttcagcgtttttagcatttagcgtttagccaaaagttaacagcatatcaatgactcttcacactcttcagatgGAAAAAGCTTAGcgaccattttaactttttaacgttattagcgttcttttccaagccaacttaaagttcgttcacgaactttaccttttctagttaattttattctttttcacCCTCTTACTatccttacatttatttacactcTCTATAATTGGGGTGAACTTAACCTGCAGCAATTTAAAACTCCagaaaattattgtaattttgtaAATAATCATTGGGCAAAGGTTATGTGACAGGTATTTCATGTATTTAATGTGTTTAGGACATTCAAATATGAATTATCATGTTTTAggggtgtaaaaaaaatacttgtgttgatttgtatcacaatatttagttttgcaacacagtaattatttttagaaatatttctatttattttttagtttacatacaaatatttttttggcaGAGATGGAATACATtgtgtttatattataatatatttccaTGTATACAGTATCACAGTATGTTTTAGCCCAACCCCTGTTTGCCAGTACACAGCCATAGttaattaaaaatctaaaatctataaTATTTTTCTTGGCTATCctcattaaatgtatatattcagATACATTAAACCATGacaggggtcaaattgacctttAAAGAAGATGTTCAAGATGCCTGTCATCATTAGCTTTTAAAGAACAGCATCCATATTAATTTTGTTTTCACTGATGGCGATGTATAATGTATTGTGGGCTTTTATGTCtcaaaaaagttatttattttaaagtatgttttaCAACCTACTTATGCATATACGTCTGTATATTTATTAATGATGGACGAAGTACTCAGAGAATGGACTTGAGTCATAGTAGAGATACTTGAGATAAAATATTAGTCCAGTAAAAGTAGACGCCCTCCCTTTAGACCAAAAGTATTTGCTTTTAAATGTAGTTAAGTATTCAAGGTATTGAGGGTTTCTTGTGTTCTGTTAGAATTTCtacaataatacatattataaaatgtctattaaaagaacagaacacaaaaaaaaatcacatttggtCGAACCAAGTGGCTATAAATAACCTTTTGAGAATAAACAAACTTTAAATTATAGGATTTACTCTCAACTTACTTACAAGTTGTTTAGTTAAAGCTTAATCTTTAAACACAGGTTcacaaattatttacatttactatGTTccatctatatactatatatgttcCATCATTATTGTAGGCATAGGCCCTCCCAAATATTTTACACTGTTGCACTGACTTTAAACCGTATACTTGTACTGGGTATGTGTGTCCAACAGACCAAAACCAGTTTTATAATGTACCCTGTCTGTGTGCACATTTTGCCACGTTGCGTTCTTATACCACCCATATTTACACATATACTGTGGATCCTGCATCACTGCTTATGACTTGTGGAACCTGATGGCAGGAATAATGAGCTGCTGACTAGAAGTGCGGCTGCATGTCACAACATGGAAGAGGTGGGCAGAACTCTTCAAAAACGTCAGCAGTTTTGCCACCCTTATCTTCTGTATCACTCCTTCCAGTGAGTTGTGGCCAGAAgggtgacactttttttttttccgtttctGATGTGCTGAGGTGTTCTCACATCCAACTTCCATATACAATGTGTATACAATCCCTTCATCCAGTGTACAGACCTAAATCCACTTCTACTACCTGGCTTATCTGGCTGCATCAATGCTTAAATCTTGATCAGTGCATTAGGAATAGCTAAAgaattttaaaaaacaaacttcATGAGTATAGCAGATGCATGACTGGCACTCAAGACTGGCTGGTATCGGGAgtaaaacaagtgatttttgaCTGGAGGGGAGAGCAACGGGTGTAAAATAAGCTATTTTTGGCAGGAGCGGCCTGTAACGTAGGTAAAACAAGCGATTTTTGGTGGGAGCgggcagtaacaggactaaaacaagcgggagcGGGCACGAGTGGGTTTAAAATGGTCTTGTCCGCTGAGGAATTTATTGCATGTGGGATGGGCCCCTTAAAACTAAAACCAGATATTGGCTAAGCATTAACTATGCTTATCTATGTTTCTATCATTGAATTTATACACATCTTAAACTCGTCTATATTAAAAATATGTGCATTGGGAATAGCTAAAAGATTTTCATGTAACTTAGATATAATGAATGACAGAAACTACAGTATTTGtttactttatataaaaaaaactgttggataTTTTGTACTTTCACACCAACAAGAAAAAGGCCTTCTGATAATAGATCTTAAATAAACGTGATATTTGTATGATTAATGCTCCCATAAAACAGATATGAGTTCATATTGCCATTCACAAGATTAATATTTAACTAAGTTTGTTTATTCATATGGACACCATTAACATTTTACTTGGGCTTGAAAGATGCTGGAAAGACTGTGAGCCATGCTTTCACAGACCACAGCCACGTCACCAGTAGTATAACAGAGTCATTAGAAGCTAATAGAGCTAATGCACTATTACTGCATTTAAAACCATTACAAATAACATGAAACCAAATGTACTCAGAGATGCAATGGTTTTAATAGGGGTCTACTATTTGTAACATACTGTCACAGTACAGGATCATGGTTTAGTGCACACAGAGCCGTAAGCCATTGGCCTAGCATGGTATTGTGAGAACGGCAGTGGTTTGGACCACAGACCCACCCAACTCCCCCCCCTAGTTATCACTTTATTTTTCTCCTTCCCGCAGCTATAGAGAGAGCGACTCAAACACTAATCTATCTCTCTgtattctttatctctctctgaggATTTGagcagtgtcaatattttgtgtccACCATTAGCTAAAGTTCACTAGAACTTCaaaggttgccactggaatcctgGAATGGATGCTAGAGATCTTGCACTCCTCcaccttctgtttgaggatgctCCAGCATTCATTCAGCCCCAGAGCATAAAGCCACCCCCACCCCAGTGCTTGACTGTAGACAAGGGAGAGTTTTCTTGGTACTCCTTACTTAGGTGTcgccacacatgctggacaccatctgagccaaaaAAGTTTATCTCGGTCTTGTTAGACCACAGGGCATGGTTCCATTAATGCATGCTCTTAGACTGCTTGTTCTTAGCAAACAGTTTGTGGGCTTTCTTgcgcatcagcttcagaagaggacTGCTTCTATGAAAGTGTCATGCACACAAAGTTGATGCGATGTGTGTgctatggtctgagcactgcaggcttACCTCttacttcttcaacctctgcaacACTGGCAGTGCTCATGCATGTATTTTTTAAACCAACCTCTGGATATTAGAGCTGAACAGGTGGGCTTAACTTCTTTGATCAACCCTGGGGAGGGAGGCCTGTTCTGATTGGAACCTgtcctggaaaactgctgtatggcCTTGTCcatcagttttagggtgttaggAAACTTCATGTAGCCTAAGCCATGTTTGTGGAGAGCAACAGTTCTGTTTCTTATATTATTGTTGGTAAAACACCAAATTGAACAGGCCTGCTCCTCAGTCATACCTAAAAACTTGTAACACTAATGAGGTTTGGAAATGGCTAATTTGGCACAGTTTGGTCATTTTCACTTAGAAGTGTACTCATAtttgttgccagcagtttagaAATGAATGGCTGTGCATTGAGATATTTTAGGGGCTcagaaaatttacactgttatataagctgtacaCTAAAATGTGAGGGGTGGACTTGTGAGTTTCTGTATTTTACGATAGGTCTGGAAATGGAAATCCGAAACCAATAAGGTATGAGTACTGGAAGGTATAAAAAAACTTGCATTCAGTAATATGCAAAGGTATGGTAGCATCTTTTGGTGATAGTATGAGAGCgagattactcatgttggctgttaaataaatagtttagtgaaataattatcgttttttttttttttttttggttagaataaaaaaaaggtatCAAACAAAGTATCGTACTGGTACCGATATCAAAATGTtttaaacgatacccagccctaattgtaaagaatattaaataatttttaaactcacctaaaaacagtaattcaattaatcaaatgaattTGATTAACCTACCAGCACTATTACACCTTAGGGATTAAAAAATAATGACTACAAGGAAAGCATGTATGAATGCCAGGAACCACCAGAGGTTCTTTGGAGTTTAAGAGATTAAATAAGCAGCCATATCTCACTTAGTTTAGTGAATTGTTTTGTGGAGTGGCATTTTTCCATTTGATATAGATCAGCTAAGCATGTAAAGGCAGGTTTCCCAGGGCCACATTTAGTTGATTCCCTTAGGAAGTTAATTCAAGGCAATTTGGCAAGCATGTTCTTGGCTAGTAATATAttcaatattgataataatttacTACACTGTAAAGGACTTTCTCCTCTGCAGCTAAAAATAGCTAACTAACAATTTAATACCTGCGTCATACCTTTATCGCCTGTTCATCTGACTGTGACTGTTTATATAAATGATGCTGGATCATGAACCTGGTGATTCAAATATCGCCATATTTCTGCCAGACTgagtttctgtctttttttttatgaagtgcTTTAAAGTTTCCCTCTCAAAGCACAGTGTTTGTGTCAGCTAGTTTACATTTATCCATCCGTTAAACCCATGATTTCATCATCTTGATGTACAGCATGTGATCTGTTCTGTAATTTCcattctcatttctctctctttctttctctccatatccctgttttttatcacGCTAGTCATGGCTGTCCAGCAACAGATTGTAACCGTGACGAGCCAATCAACAAGTTCAGGAACATGGACCACGGGCATCTGCGACTGCGGCTCAGACTGCGGCACCTGTAAGTCAGAACTTCTGAAAAAAAGGTGTTTTCCatcacaaaacaaagaaatacagttaGATTAATAAGCCCAAGCATCAACATCTACTCTTTCTTCGTGTGGAACAACTAACCatgtatattattttactgtTCTGCCACCGCACTGGAGAAATTGAACATTTATACACATGCTACTGTAGCACTCACTGTAAACTAAAGAGTACTCAAAGTGTTATATCCACTGGACTTTGATCCACCACAAAGGGTTATAACAGCAATTACATGAACAATACAGCTCTTTTACACAATGGACAGACTGTTCTTATTTATATTGGGCTTCTAAAATAAAAGTACTTCATACTGACACGCCACCAAAAAATTAGTTTCATCTTAGTTTCCATCATGATAGTGATTGCTTATTACCACCCAAAAACATGTAGCCAAACTCACCAAAATGCATAGAAACATAGGAAAACTCAATTGTTCCAAAACATTAAAATTCTGAAATTCTGGGACATGTCTTTTATTATTAGACATAACAATGactctaaaaacagcaaaaaattacaaaaatatattttttgtacttttatttgGTTTCATTTTGtgataattaactaattaactgtaTTTGACAGTGATATATctgcacaacatttttttttgcatgaaatcTGATAAATTGGTTATCAGGTTATCATATAAAATTAACAAAACCTAGATCTCCAGGATGATATCTTCTGtttgttggtccattcatcattaaatctGCTACAGGATTATAGGACTTaacacttaaaattcttaaagaaaaagtaaaaaaaacagctacaatATTTTATCTTTGCATATATTTCTACTGACTGTCTGATAGCTGACGTGAATATCGTTTCAGTTATAAAaactttcatttattaatttgttgtaaacACAAAAGCACACTCAGTAGTCTtgttaacctacatctcaacttgccttaacccttgtgtgttgttcgggtctgtgggacccgttttcatttttcatcaaatgatacaaaaaatatattttttctaaatcaaactcattggcattggctcattttttgtgaaaaacgtatatcaaaacacattttcgataaacacgcACTGTACacccaccccaaacacacacacatttatattacatacagtatgtttggccaagggctaataaacattgctttatttgtaaatttgaaactaaacaaattttctactcatatcttgagtttaattcattttcttttacattttattaaaaaactaataaaaaaagagtagcactttttaaaagaaatgtaacataagaaaggtaaagagcaaatattaaccatgtaagctatttatattgcttgcaatttaggtgaagcaagcatgtgtaaagcattttaatgtaaaattgcttaattttgctgaatttaatACTTAATGaattaagtaaaaaagtaaacgagtaacaaaaaatatgaacaccacacaagggttaatgcatTTAACCAATTTTACACCCACAAGGGTAGTCTGTCTAGCTTCAATTTCATTGTGTCATACGCAAAGTTGTCATTATTTACTGGGTATCTGCAGCTATGGagaaagtacttttacttttaaagactttttaataccaggtaattaaaaacactgttgcAATAACAAAACtgcaatatacacacaatacaaataATACGTTTGCAGACTTTATAATAAGCTCttgatttctgtgttttttgacagtaatattttgaacaaaacctAATTAacagttttacacacacaaaaattgATACTACTGGTTCAATGCAAACTGCGGTTATCTTACCCTCATACCTAAAGTGGAGTTTCTCCTAACTCAAAGTAAGTATAAATATTCCTAAAAATAGCGTTCAGTGCTGTTGATTTGATTTAGTTCAGTTTGcagttaaatcagtaagctaacttTGCATATCGGATTTGGAATTTGCAAAATTCAATATGcgatatcaaataaaaaaagattgtttTTACTGTCTGCTTTTTTTAAGACCTTTGGAAGATGAATTTAGGACACTTTAACTCAAATTAAGCCTCTTTTGTAGATAAATGAACTTTTCAGGCTCCCTGTATATAAATTATGAAATGATGTATAATCTTTGTATTGTCTGTACTCTTGACACTAGAATAAGCTTCAGACCAGAAGTCTCAGCCGTGCAGAAGTTATATGAATAATACAATACAGTGATATACTTTAAAACTTTCACAATCTTAAAAAATACTGTCACACAGAGTTTTGGTCATGCTATTTGTTAGTATGGGGTAGAGTGTTTTAATAAGCAGGTTCTAAAATTCTAAATGTAAAGATTTGTGTAAGAATTTGAAGAGAAAATGTTGTACATCCTGTTATGGTGGTTTTATAGTTGATGCCACTGACtgcacaaaccacacacaccaaGACAGGGTGCggaatactttttattttttctgaaaggAAATTAAGGGTGTGTTGTTTTTTGATCCCTAGCATATCAGATCAAATTAAATTCCGGGTTTAGTTGACACATACGTGATTCAGAAGTAGTGGGAGTGAGTTATTGGGaacagtaagagagagataaGATAGAAGAGCAGTGAGGAAGACAGATGATGATTTAGTGTAGATAGGCAgtttttgttgtttaaatattTACTGGTGTTTGCAGTCTAGACTGACAGTTCAGTGGGATCTGTTTACCTGCATATAGCACTGTTTAGAGTTTAAACTGTAGATTGAGAGATTATGTCTAAAGGTAAAGGGCATTTGAAGCAAGGAACAATAATTCAAACTagaaatataatttaaacaagaccaggctttttaaaaatatttttttcttttcattttcatttaaataaatgaatactttTGGACACAAACAGTTAGCCCTCAATAGTTTATTATGCTTATCTAGACATTCCAAGATGAATAAACACAATGACTACTGCGCACATGGTGGGCATAGCAAAAAAACAAGGAAGGAACCCATTCTTTTCCTGAGATAACATTACTGCGCCCAAACCACCAGACTGGAGAGAACGTATtggtttttttaaattattatttcacaTCTAAAAACACATCTAAGGTTCTAGTTTATGTGAAAAgtgatgtgtgtttattttgttaatttacaCTAAAACTTTCTCAGCTTAACTGGAAACCGGTTCATAACTAATGCATAACCACAGACTTCAGTAATAACCAGTCATGCATCTAATTCCTGCGTACAGCCCTCACCTCCCTCACACTCAGTTCAGGTTTCACCATTACATTCAGTTTAATATCTCTGATCCATTCAGGACTTCAGTTTTAAAATCTATAAgctaaaattgtgtttattttagtatttattttatgtatttttatttttaattaaaaggttTTTGTTCTACAAAAGCCtacaaaatgaaaaagaaaagtggGGAGGAAACACTGGGTAGAACATAAACTAAAGCCCCTAAATATACCAAAGGTACGCAAGAAAAAAGACTATctactcgaggttcgtgctataacgtttAATTTTGGCAGGACCGTAGAGCCTAACATCAGTGCCAATATttcatgttatagcacgaacctcgagtgtattattgcgattataccacagttccattattgctgagttaaagaggatgagaaaatgcaatctgattggttataaacactctgtgtGTTAAAATAgctgttctgtttgtagctgcgctgttgtaagcgctgcattgttgctaagAGACTGGGTTGCCACTATTTTCatccattttattaaaaaatgtggaaatctaagcttactgtaaataaacgtaaacactttactcatccaaataaacgcttttcaggagagaaatgtcgCATTTGGATTGTagttggtttgtaagcgctgcatcgttgcgaggttacctgtatgtggtgaagtaatagatggagagcttcggttacagtgcattacaggctgataatgtcTCTCataaatgcctctcagccaatcacattgcagggtcggaactaactgtggtataatttgcaatgaattttttttaattaggatgAATAACTGAACAATAATAATCATAGATTTTAAGGAACTAATTCTtatattttctgtgtgtgtgtgtctctgtgtgtgtgtattgcaggTTGCTGTGCTCTGTGGTGTTTCCCGTGTATGCAGTGTCAGACTACGTCTCAGTTTGGCTGGTGTTTCTGCATGCCTCTGCTGGACGCCTGCATGGTCGTGTCCTGCTGCCTCCGCAGCAGCATGAGGGAGCGCTATGGCATTCACGTAAGACAAGAAACAAGGAgccatatttcatattttcatgCCGTATTTCAGGGAAGCGCGATGCACCTGGCTGACCATAGTTAGTTTCACTTTAATAAAATGCAGAACTGTGAAAGACAGATTTTGTCACAGTTTTCGGCTTGAGTAACTTTAGCAGACGTATAGACAGTTATGTTCACACCCGCAGTCTCATCTTCTCAGGGCAGTCGAAGCCTGAGCCTTACTAAGTGTTTGTGGCGAGAGtgtaaaaaataaggaaaaaacatcatttagaaaaaaaaataaattataatctttctctctctctctctctctctctctctctctctctcagggctcctgctgTGATGACTGCTGTACGCTTCTTTGGTGCTATCCGTGTGCTTGGTGCCAGATGGCTCGTGAAGTTAAGATTCGTGCCCGTGCCACAAGTTCTACCGTGGTTACCACACAGATTCATGCCTAGGCCCGCGCACCCTGGCTTTACGGCTTCCACAGTTCAGAATGTTCAGACTTTTGTTTTAAAAGCACTTATTTGAAAATGCATTTCAGcaacatattttattattcacaATTATCCAAAGTTATCCATTTAAGGGTAATATGTTTTGCTAGTTTTGGATTAATTGAACTGCCAGTCACCCAAATTCAAGTTTTATAATAATTGGACCAATCgaaatgcaatatatattttttctttttcctgtaaaCTTGCCAATTTGGAGAAGAAAGTTTTTTGCTCAACAGTGAcgatatatgtgtatgtgtgtgtacgcaATGCTGCACTTCAGCTATAGACATGTGTAATCCTTTCTAGTAAAACGCTGTATAACTTTAGAATAagtaaacatataaaaaagtaaacaagAATAGTTTTAAACTAAATTCCAAAAGAAGAGATTTGCAAGTAAACAAACACAATGACACAAAATAAGACTTGTGTCATGTGTTGttgatttgtatttattctaatgttagtgttttatttttgctatatttGCTTACAGCTCAGATAAATAGATACACATACAATTGTCCTGTGTtcagcactgtatatatatagaacTAACTGCCTTTTAATTTTCATCTTTTGCAGTTCAGCACACGCTTTACCAAATCAGCAATTTGTTGTGAGAATCTCTGGCTAGTTTTGCATGTTCTCTTGTTTGTAGtttgataaataaaaagaaatagttGAGAACGTTCAAGCTAATGTCTCTGTGATTCTGGTTTagtatagagctgtatattggcaagaacctggcaaTACTGTACATGTCACAATATAGGGGTTACAATTCGCTATATCGCAATGTTTTACAATATTGTAAGTAAGgtagtatatttttaaaatcatatttcagatatttgttagattttttttttattttttgtttagttttagtttatccCACTGGTATAATTATAcgtaaaataaaagtttactttTAGCACAACACTATAAAGAGATTCACTGtaaagatggtaacttgctcttatgaccttcAACATTATGAGGGATGTTTATATGTGTAACTGAATATCCAAGGGAAGGTAGCCCTGATGAGCCAATAGgaaaatgtttgttttgtgtATGGTACTAAGAAATGTTAGATAGACttcatcttatttttttcagtatgccTTAAGCTAATCATAAACTAGGCAACTTTAAAAGAACTAGAAAATACTTTtatagactaaagtctgacaccctctcacatctaaaacCAAGTCACAAGATGTTTTGGTCACAGACTTTTtggtcacagactaagatttctAAGTGTGTGGATCTTGCAGGTCCAcaatttgcaagactgcaactagattatttctaaaattatttcccatcatgcttctggtggagaaCATCAtttttgcaaaatgtgtatttattaaaaaaataacattgaacAATAAGAcgaagtagtgcaaaataaaataactttaaatattgtagtgcattacaaataaagtGCCATCTGTgttttaaatactgtacattttacagtaaGAACCATATAAAGCAAATTAACTGCAaaatttgttcttttttaaatcgtCTGCTTGCAAatcgtagctctcctattggttgttgacattgttcatgtCACTATTTTTGTGAGCCAAGTGTCAATGCTTATGATAATATTAAAAACGGTTACATTTTCTCTAAACACCAGGACGAGAAAAACACTGACTAAAACCTTCAATTCTAACCACCTTGAAAAATCGAGATGACGCAACCACAACTCGACTCTAGAaagactctcatgattttatcctGAGTCTGGAAATttttatttactcaaaatataacTGAGGttatatttactcaaaatatggggTGAAGTCTACCCAAACAAAGTAAATGAAAAATTGTTGCTTCAAAtttactaatatttatttttttcagtgtacgaTTAATGGTTAGTGACTGGACTTGTTAAAAGATGATGGCACTTATTTCCATAGTTCGACAGAAAATACAGTATTATGCTGatatttattacagttatttaCTCTTATTGTTCATTACTCTGCTTACATGCGAGGTATGGTTATTTAACAGACTTTTACAATAATcagaaaatacaaaagaagctgtTTTTTATCCACTGTAAATGTACACCAAATTTAAGGTGAATCAGAACGGTGGTCTCTGATAGAGTACAACACTCTAATAGTTTAACAGTAAAGGGGTTTTTGGAAGGGCACTATGCTTCCTCTATTTGGAGTTCAGTTCACATAAGTGAAAGACATGGTTTAACTTCTCTATGTGGGTAAAAATAGTGTACGTAATGGACGATTGCAACATTTCTGGGTTGTGGTAGAGTTTTACAGGAAAGTGAGTTCAGTAAAACTGCAGTATTCTTTTATTTCAGGAGCTTTCTGGACTGCCATCAACAACGCTTTTCTTTTACACCTCGCTTGTGAACTGTTATCTTGGCCTGGCATCACTGACACCACTGaagcgcacacacatacacacacacacacacacacacattcgcccACACAGTTCCATTTTCTATCACCATTGGAGAAGTTCTCACTTTTTCTTTGCAAGTGGAGAAGTTGTTGTAGTGTTGGTGGCTGTGGTCTAAGTTTATCTGCGGTAAAAACTTTTACAATTATATGTGATGCAAAGTTTGTATCACATTTGAATGATGCCACAGAAGAAGCACATTGGGTTTCACAAAGAATCGTGCACAACACGGATATGCATAAGTGTGTAGGACCTTTACATTTATGAAGAAATTAAGGGTTATTAAAC is a genomic window containing:
- the ponzr1 gene encoding plac8 onzin related protein 1; translated protein: MAVQQQIVTVTSQSTSSGTWTTGICDCGSDCGTCCCALWCFPCMQCQTTSQFGWCFCMPLLDACMVVSCCLRSSMRERYGIHGSCCDDCCTLLWCYPCAWCQMAREVKIRARATSSTVVTTQIHA